From the genome of Haloarcula taiwanensis:
AGCCCCGAGTACGCCCGTGACGTCGAGCAAGACCACATGCTCGAACGCAACAAGATTGTTGCCGACGGCGAAGAGGAAGCGGAGGAAGCATAGATGCCACACAACGAGTACTACAACGACGACGGCGAACTCGACCGCGAGACCTGTCCCCGGTGTGGCGACACCGTCCTCGCCGAACACGAGGACCGCCAGCACTGCGGGAAGTGCGGCTACACCGAGTGGAAGTAAGGCCGCCCGATGCGCGTTCTGGGTATCGAAGGAACCGCCTGGGCAGCCAGTGCTGCGGTGTTCGAGACGCCGGACCCGGCCCGGGCGACCGACGACGACCACGTTTTTATCGAGACTGACGCCTACGCGCCGGATAGCGGCGGCATCCACCCGCGCGAGGCCGCCGAACACATGGGCGAGGCCATTCCGACCGTTGTCGAGATGGCCATCGAACACGCACACGAGCGGGCTGGCGGTGCAAACGGGGACGACAGCGCGCCAATCGACGCGGTAGCCTTCGCTCGTGGCCCGGGACTTGGCCCCTGCCTGCGTATCGTCGCCACAGCCGCTCGGGCGGTCGCCCAGCGGTTCGACGTGCCGCTAGTCGGCGTGAACCACATGGTCGCCCACCTCGAAGTGGGCCGCCACCGGTCGGGCTTCGACTCGCCGGTGTGTCTCAACGCCTCCGGCGCGAACGCCCACATCCTGGGCTATCGGAACGGCCGGTACCGGGTGCTGGGCGAGACGATGGACACCGGCGTCGGCAACGCCATCGACAAGTTCACGCGCCACGTCGGCTGGTCCCACCCCGGCGGACCGAAGGTCGAAAGACACGCCCGCGACGGCGAGTACCACGAACTGCCCTACGTGGTCAAGGGGATGGACTTCTCCTTCTCGGGCATCATGAGCGCCGCCAAGCAGGCCGTCGACGACGGCGTCCCAGTGGACGATGTCTGTCGCGGCATGGAGGAGACCATCTTCGCCATGCTGACGGAGGTGGCCGAGCGGGCGCTGTCGCTGACCGGTGCCGACGAACTGGTGCTCGGCGGCGGCGTCGGCCAGAACGACCGCCTCCAGCGGATGCTCGGCGAGATGTGCGAGCAACGCGGCGCAACGTTTTACGCCCCCGAACACCGCTTCCTGCGGGACAACGCCGGGATGATAGCGATTCTGGGCGCGAAGATGTACGCGGCCGGCGACACCATCGCTATCGAGGACTCCCGTATCGACTCGAACTTCCGGCCCGACGAGGTGGCCGTCACCTGGCGCGGGACCGAAGAGTCGGTGGACAGCTATCGGGCGGCGGACGACGAAGTCCAGGGCGCGGAGGCGACCGTCCGCTTCGACGGGGACCGCGTTATCAAAGAGCGAGTGCCGCGGAGCTACCGCCATCCAACACTGGACGAGCGGCTGCGAACCGAACGCACCAGACAGGAAGCCCGGCTCACCAGCGAGGCGCGCCGCCACGGCGTCCCGACGCCGCTGGTCCGGGACGTGGACCCGCAGGACGCCCGCATCGTCTTCCAGCGCGTCGGCGAGACCGACCTCCGCGAGGGGCTGTCCGAGTCGCGGGTCGCCGACGTGGGCCGCTGGCTCGCCCGCATCCACGACGCCGGCTTCGTCCACGGCGACCCGACGACGCGAAACGTCAGGGTCGGCAGCTGGGACCGACAGGGAGACCAGACCTTCCTCATCGATTTCGGCCTCGGCTACTACACGCAGGAGGCAGAGGACCACGCGATGGACCTCCACGTCCTCGCCCAGTCGCTCGCCGGGACCGCCGACGACCCCGAGACGCTGCTGTCGGCAGCCGAAGACGCCTATCGAACGGAGAGCGACCACCCCGATTCGGTGTTCGCCAGCCTCGACGACATCGAGGGTCGTGGCCGATATCAGTAGGATATGAACCACGGGCGGTGCTGAGTTGGGTCGGCGGAGCAAGCATACCGCGGCCTCCGGCCGCGATTTCACGCGAATCGCTCCGCGATTCGCGCTTTTTTTCGCCCGCGTTTTTCGAGTCAAGCGGGACTGAAGGTCCCGCTGACCGTGCGAACGGGCGCTTCGCGCCCGTGAGCAGAGAGCCGTCCCCGCAGCGAGCGAAGCGAGCGAGGAACGGTGACGACGAAGAAGGTGGTGGACAAATGGTTTAACCTCGGCCCGAGTAGAACGCAGTATGGCAGAAAAACCCCAGTCGGGAACGTTGTTCGGCGTGCCGTACAACTTCGAACGACCGAGCCTCAAGCGGTTGGTGTCGGCCTACTGGAAGCCGGGCGATGACATGCTGGTCGAAAAACCGTTCGGCATCGGCTACACGCTGAACCTGGCGAACTGGCGCTCGTGGGTCGTGCTGGCGGTCGCTGGCGTGATGCTGTACCTCGAACGCGGCGGCAGCAGCGAGGAGTTCGAGTCCGAGAGCGAGGACGAGCCGGTCGAAGTCGTTGTCGACTGACCGCTGTTTCGACGGCTCTTTTATTGCCGGCCGCTGTATGCCGGTATGCTCAATTTTGTCACGACTAACCCCGGGAAAGTCCGGGAGGCGACCGAGTATCTCGACGACGATGTCCAGCAGTTCGACTTCGACTACCCGGAGGTCCAGGCCGACGACCTGCGAACGGTCGCGGCAGAGGGGGCACGAGCGGCCTATCACGCAGCGGGCGGGCCGGTCATCGTCGACGATGCGGGGCTGTTCATCGACGCTTTCGATGGGTTCCCCGGGCCGTACTCCTCGTACGTCGAGGACACGGTCGGCGTCGAGCGCGTTTGGCGCATGACCGAACCAGAGGACGACCGCGGCGCGGCGTTCAAAACAGTCATCGCCTACTGCGACGGCGAGGGCTTCGAGGCGACGCCGGACCCGGACGGCATCGACCGCGAGGCCCGGCGCGGACAGGACCTGTCGGCCGACGCCCGCGGCGCAGCGACGACTGACGAGCAGGTTCACGACGGGAGCGCAAAGAGCAGCGAGACAGTGCCGGTAAAGCTGTTCGAAGGGCGTGTGAACGGCGAAATCGTCGCCCCGCGCGGCGAGGGTGGGTTCGGCTTCGACCCCATCTTCGAACACGACGGGACGACCTTCGCGGAGATGAGCACCGAGCAGAAGAACGCCATCTCCCACCGTGGGCGAGCGCTGGCGAAGTTCGCGGAGTGGTACGGTGAGCGGTAGCGACGTGTCGGTCGTCGGGACCGGCGGCACCGCGTTGATAACCGGTGCATCGGCGGGCATCGGCGAAGCGTTAGCGCGTGAGTTCGCGGCACGCGGCCACGACGTAGTGCTGGTCGCCCGGAGCGAGCGGAAACTGGAGCGGCTGGCCGAGGACCTCGAAACAAGGGGAGTCACAGCGACCTCTATTGTGATGGACCTCGACCACGCGACGGCCGCCGAATCGCTGTACGAGGAGGTGACCGAGCGCGGTCTAACCATTGATGTCCTCGTTAACAACGTCGGCGTGGGGACATACGGCCCGTTCGCCGAAAGTGATCTGTCGGAAGAGCGGACGCAGTTGCGCCTGAACGTCATGCTCCCGGTCGAATTGACCCGACTATTCATCGACGAGTTCGACGATGGCGGTGCGGTTATCAATATGGGTTCAGTCGCCGGATTCCAGCCGGGGCCGAACCTCGCCGGCTACTACGCAAGCAAAGCGTACATCAACAGCTTCAGCGAAGCGCTCGCAGAGGAATGCCGGGAAACACCGGTCGACGTGACGGTGGTTTGTCCCGGCCCAGTCGACACAGAGTTTCAGGAGCGAGCAGGGATGACGGACTCGACGGTTGGGTCGGTTGCCACGAACTCGCCCGAGGCCGTCGCATCGGCGGCGTATACCGGGGCCGCGGCTGGTGAGACTGTCGTCATTCCGCGGCGGTCGATGCGGCTTATCGACCGATTGGTGCGGGTGACACCTCGCTGGGTCGTCCGGCGCGTTGCAGCGCTGGTCAACCAAGACAGGTAGAGAATCAGTTCCGAGACTGCCGTTGAATCCAGTGTTCGTCTCGTCTCCTGTCTGGCTTTCGTCCGCCGGTTCCTTTTCAATCTCCGAGAATTGGACTCGAACCTTATTATACAGTGTAAAAAAAAAGGAGCGTATGCTCACAGCCCTCGTCGAACAGTACAAGTCGGTGATACGTGGATCACTCGATATTTTCGGTGTCTCCGGTTCAGTCGAGCGGAAAGTGCTCGCGGCCGTCGGTCTGCAGTTTGCCGCGTCTGTCGCACTGGCAGTTGTCTCGCTTGTCGCCAGCGGGACCGTCCGGTTCGTCGTCACGGGCGTGTTGCTTGCTGGCGCTATCGTCGCGTTCGCCAACACGGTGTTCATTACCCGCGAGGACTTCGTCGAACCCATCACAGCGATGGCCGCGGGTGCGGACCATATCGCGGCTGGCGAACTCGACGTGGAACTGCCCGAGAGCGAGCGCGACGACGAGGTCGCCGAACTGCTCTCCTCGTTTCGCTCGATGCAATCCTATCTGCTGACAGTGTCCGAACAGGCCGACGCGCTCTCCCGGCAGGAGTTCGACGCCGACGTTCTCGACGAGGACGTGCCCGGGACCTTCGGGCAGTCGCTGGAGAAGATGGC
Proteins encoded in this window:
- a CDS encoding Kae1-associated kinase Bud32, with amino-acid sequence MRVLGIEGTAWAASAAVFETPDPARATDDDHVFIETDAYAPDSGGIHPREAAEHMGEAIPTVVEMAIEHAHERAGGANGDDSAPIDAVAFARGPGLGPCLRIVATAARAVAQRFDVPLVGVNHMVAHLEVGRHRSGFDSPVCLNASGANAHILGYRNGRYRVLGETMDTGVGNAIDKFTRHVGWSHPGGPKVERHARDGEYHELPYVVKGMDFSFSGIMSAAKQAVDDGVPVDDVCRGMEETIFAMLTEVAERALSLTGADELVLGGGVGQNDRLQRMLGEMCEQRGATFYAPEHRFLRDNAGMIAILGAKMYAAGDTIAIEDSRIDSNFRPDEVAVTWRGTEESVDSYRAADDEVQGAEATVRFDGDRVIKERVPRSYRHPTLDERLRTERTRQEARLTSEARRHGVPTPLVRDVDPQDARIVFQRVGETDLREGLSESRVADVGRWLARIHDAGFVHGDPTTRNVRVGSWDRQGDQTFLIDFGLGYYTQEAEDHAMDLHVLAQSLAGTADDPETLLSAAEDAYRTESDHPDSVFASLDDIEGRGRYQ
- a CDS encoding short-chain dehydrogenase, whose translation is MSGSDVSVVGTGGTALITGASAGIGEALAREFAARGHDVVLVARSERKLERLAEDLETRGVTATSIVMDLDHATAAESLYEEVTERGLTIDVLVNNVGVGTYGPFAESDLSEERTQLRLNVMLPVELTRLFIDEFDDGGAVINMGSVAGFQPGPNLAGYYASKAYINSFSEALAEECRETPVDVTVVCPGPVDTEFQERAGMTDSTVGSVATNSPEAVASAAYTGAAAGETVVIPRRSMRLIDRLVRVTPRWVVRRVAALVNQDR
- a CDS encoding 30S ribosomal protein S27ae — translated: MPHNEYYNDDGELDRETCPRCGDTVLAEHEDRQHCGKCGYTEWK
- a CDS encoding non-canonical purine NTP pyrophosphatase, whose product is MLNFVTTNPGKVREATEYLDDDVQQFDFDYPEVQADDLRTVAAEGARAAYHAAGGPVIVDDAGLFIDAFDGFPGPYSSYVEDTVGVERVWRMTEPEDDRGAAFKTVIAYCDGEGFEATPDPDGIDREARRGQDLSADARGAATTDEQVHDGSAKSSETVPVKLFEGRVNGEIVAPRGEGGFGFDPIFEHDGTTFAEMSTEQKNAISHRGRALAKFAEWYGER